The following proteins are co-located in the Aurantiacibacter atlanticus genome:
- the tmk gene encoding dTMP kinase → MTSGRFITLEGGEGVGKSTQARMLSEALITRGLGVLLTREPGGTPGAEAIRKLLLDTQFNWDARAEALLFAAARSDHVDHAIRPALDRGEWVVCDRFIDSSRAYQAGGGNSSDDAILAMHTIGSHGLMPDVTFLLVAETPEISARLAARDGDNQDRIGGKPEAYHGRVETRFRDLAAMDAKRFVLIDASGSPAEVHGRIMEAMEPLLGEGG, encoded by the coding sequence ATGACGAGCGGACGGTTTATCACCTTGGAAGGCGGGGAAGGGGTAGGCAAATCCACCCAGGCGCGAATGCTTTCAGAAGCTCTCATCACACGCGGACTTGGCGTATTGCTAACCCGTGAACCGGGCGGAACACCGGGTGCAGAGGCCATTCGGAAGCTGCTTCTGGACACACAATTCAATTGGGATGCGCGTGCGGAGGCATTGTTGTTTGCCGCCGCCCGCTCTGATCATGTCGATCATGCTATTCGGCCCGCCCTTGATCGGGGTGAGTGGGTAGTCTGCGACCGTTTCATTGATTCCTCACGCGCCTATCAGGCCGGTGGCGGCAATTCCTCCGATGACGCAATTCTGGCCATGCATACTATCGGATCGCATGGCCTGATGCCTGATGTCACCTTTCTGTTAGTCGCTGAAACGCCGGAAATTTCGGCCCGCCTTGCCGCGCGCGATGGTGACAACCAGGATCGCATCGGCGGAAAACCGGAAGCCTATCACGGTCGCGTAGAGACGCGGTTTCGCGATCTGGCGGCCATGGATGCCAAGCGTTTCGTGCTGATCGACGCCAGTGGTTCGCCCGCAGAGGTTCACGGCCGGATCATGGAGGCGATGGAACCGCTGTTGGGGGAGGGCGGTTGA
- a CDS encoding DNA polymerase III subunit delta', which produces MSSYIGHDEAWEQWRRAQSGERMHHGWILSGRRGVGKSAFAKEAARELVAEDGIPQPAGDHPDILYLTHPPRNDTEARKRDDGKPYERARNIKIDQIRRLQQRLNTRPTLGKRRAVIIDPADDMEEPTANALLKSLEEPPQGTFFILVAHRLGRLLPTIRSRCRVLNFPAVDEADMVSILEREAPQASEEMRDAAIAAASGSPGVAISFVKLDLGKVHTIMQQIADKGDPDFTLRGRLAGVMGARPSREKQLAAIELARAVVAGRVARVQQADIPPLVETHAALVRLAAQAPTANFDAGLLVMEVGTLLSSLAASRTAP; this is translated from the coding sequence TTGAGCAGCTACATCGGCCATGATGAGGCGTGGGAGCAATGGCGCCGCGCACAATCGGGCGAGCGGATGCATCATGGATGGATATTATCGGGCCGTAGGGGTGTCGGCAAATCCGCTTTCGCGAAGGAAGCCGCGCGCGAATTGGTGGCCGAAGATGGCATTCCGCAACCCGCCGGCGATCACCCGGATATTCTGTATCTTACGCACCCGCCCAGAAACGATACCGAAGCGCGCAAACGTGACGACGGCAAACCGTATGAACGCGCGCGCAATATCAAGATTGATCAGATCCGCAGGCTGCAGCAACGCCTGAACACGCGGCCCACGCTGGGAAAGCGGCGCGCGGTCATCATAGATCCTGCTGATGACATGGAGGAACCCACGGCCAACGCCTTGCTCAAAAGCCTGGAAGAACCGCCACAGGGGACCTTTTTCATCCTCGTCGCGCACCGGCTGGGACGGTTACTGCCCACCATAAGGTCGCGCTGCCGCGTGCTCAATTTTCCGGCGGTTGATGAGGCAGACATGGTGTCGATCCTCGAGCGAGAAGCTCCGCAGGCTTCGGAAGAGATGCGCGATGCTGCCATTGCCGCCGCCAGTGGTTCACCTGGTGTAGCAATATCTTTCGTGAAGCTGGATCTCGGCAAGGTCCACACGATTATGCAGCAGATCGCTGACAAAGGCGATCCGGATTTTACCCTGCGCGGGCGACTGGCGGGGGTAATGGGCGCTCGGCCAAGCCGTGAAAAGCAGCTTGCCGCGATTGAATTGGCTCGCGCTGTCGTTGCTGGGCGTGTAGCCAGAGTTCAGCAGGCGGATATCCCACCATTGGTGGAAACTCATGCAGCGCTGGTGCGCCTCGCGGCGCAGGCTCCAACGGCCAATTTTGACGCCGGGCTCCTGGTGATGGAGGTCGGCACTTTGCTCAGCAGTCTTGCGGCATCACGGACCGCGCCCTAG
- a CDS encoding D-alanyl-D-alanine carboxypeptidase family protein has product MKHFAVIAIAAAVLAFPVPANPAEAPVPEDIPIALLVDLSSGQVLYSREPNRRFVPASVTKVMTAYTAFKLVDEGALRLDMPFLYSAELEDEWYAEGSNMFLRAGERPTIAQLLLGITTVSGNDASVAMAIAATGSKEEWLELMNANARDLGMSNTHFGSPNGFPDGGQTYSTAQDLAILGRAITQQHPDLYARFFGHRGMRWRDITQANHDPVTGRVEGADGLKTGFTNEAGFTFLGSAERDGRRLVMVLAGSPTGPMRDDAARSLLRWGFDEFRPVRLLERDRYTATARVQNGSETHVDLKLPQDFMVAIPKDADVTSWKVDLVYRGPIEAPIATGERLARLRLTINGETVLETPLEAMNDVPRANALQRVINAITGWVA; this is encoded by the coding sequence GTGAAGCATTTTGCAGTGATTGCGATAGCGGCAGCGGTGCTCGCGTTCCCGGTGCCGGCGAACCCTGCCGAAGCGCCTGTTCCCGAAGACATTCCAATCGCCTTGCTGGTTGATCTTTCCAGCGGCCAGGTGCTGTATTCGCGCGAACCCAACCGCCGCTTCGTGCCTGCGTCCGTTACCAAGGTAATGACAGCCTATACCGCCTTCAAACTGGTGGACGAAGGCGCCCTCCGGCTCGATATGCCTTTCCTCTACAGTGCGGAACTGGAGGATGAATGGTATGCGGAAGGCTCCAACATGTTCCTCCGCGCGGGAGAGCGGCCAACCATCGCGCAATTGCTGTTGGGAATCACCACCGTGTCGGGCAATGATGCCAGCGTTGCGATGGCAATCGCAGCCACGGGGTCGAAAGAGGAATGGCTTGAGCTGATGAACGCCAATGCGCGCGATCTTGGCATGTCAAATACGCATTTCGGTTCACCCAATGGCTTTCCAGATGGCGGGCAGACCTATTCCACAGCGCAGGATCTGGCGATTTTGGGCAGAGCCATCACGCAGCAACATCCCGATCTTTACGCACGCTTTTTCGGTCATCGTGGGATGCGCTGGCGGGATATCACGCAAGCCAATCATGATCCCGTAACGGGGCGTGTGGAAGGTGCGGACGGGTTGAAGACGGGATTCACCAACGAAGCAGGTTTCACTTTTCTCGGTTCGGCAGAGCGGGACGGACGAAGGCTTGTCATGGTGCTTGCAGGATCTCCGACCGGTCCGATGCGTGATGATGCAGCGCGCAGTCTGCTGCGCTGGGGTTTTGATGAATTCAGGCCGGTCAGATTGCTTGAGCGCGATAGGTATACCGCCACGGCTCGGGTGCAAAACGGGTCAGAAACGCATGTCGATCTCAAACTGCCGCAAGATTTCATGGTCGCCATCCCGAAAGATGCTGATGTCACCAGCTGGAAGGTCGATCTCGTCTATCGCGGGCCAATTGAGGCACCGATAGCCACAGGGGAAAGACTGGCCCGCCTGAGATTGACGATCAACGGCGAGACGGTTCTTGAAACACCCTTGGAGGCCATGAATGATGTGCCACGCGCCAACGCTTTGCAACGGGTGATCAATGCGATCACAGGCTGGGTAGCATGA
- a CDS encoding TatD family hydrolase: MLIDSHCHLNYEGLIERQTEVLSTARAAGVTGFLNISTRESEWHDVVATAEREPDVWATVGIHPHEADQHADLGREVLLRATDNSRVVGLGESGLDYHYDKSDRAVQQDLFRMHIGVARETGLPLVIHTRDAGDDTAQILSEETGKGAFPALIHCFTASPEFGRTVLELGLTISLSGIVTFKNAKQIQEFAKEIPEDRLLVETDSPFLAPVPHRGKPCEPAFVRDTAEFIADLRATTVADLGKLTSDNFFRLFNKAVTQASA; encoded by the coding sequence ATGCTGATCGACAGCCATTGCCACCTCAATTACGAGGGACTGATAGAAAGGCAGACCGAAGTCCTGTCCACTGCCAGAGCCGCTGGAGTGACGGGCTTCCTCAATATTTCCACCCGTGAAAGCGAATGGCACGATGTCGTGGCCACGGCAGAGCGTGAACCCGACGTTTGGGCCACGGTCGGCATCCATCCGCATGAGGCTGACCAGCATGCTGATCTTGGCCGCGAAGTCCTTTTACGCGCAACGGACAATAGCCGCGTTGTCGGTCTTGGTGAAAGTGGACTGGATTATCATTACGATAAATCGGACCGCGCCGTGCAGCAGGATCTTTTCCGTATGCATATTGGCGTGGCGCGTGAAACCGGACTACCGCTGGTGATCCACACACGCGATGCTGGTGATGATACTGCGCAAATCCTTTCAGAAGAAACAGGGAAGGGGGCCTTTCCCGCGCTCATCCACTGCTTCACCGCCTCCCCTGAATTTGGAAGGACGGTGCTTGAGCTTGGCCTAACTATATCCCTTTCAGGTATAGTCACCTTTAAAAATGCCAAACAAATACAAGAATTCGCTAAGGAAATCCCGGAAGACAGGCTGTTGGTGGAGACGGATAGCCCCTTCCTCGCTCCTGTCCCTCATCGAGGCAAGCCGTGTGAACCGGCATTCGTGCGAGACACGGCTGAATTCATCGCAGATTTGCGCGCCACCACTGTTGCAGATCTCGGCAAGCTGACATCCGACAATTTCTTCCGTCTGTTCAACAAGGCCGTGACGCAGGCCTCGGCGTGA
- the metG gene encoding methionine--tRNA ligase, which translates to MADPFYLTTAIHYPNGRPHIGHAYETIAADVLARFYRQAGRDVRFQTGTDEHGLKMAQKARDLGVTPRELADEMSGYFRSLFDELDITYDRFIRTSEDEHHRASQAIWTAMERNGDLYLDRYEGWYSIRDEAYYDESELTDGEDGEKLSPQGTPVEWTVEESWFFRLSAYQDKLLSLFEENPDFIRPESRRNEVMRFVEGGLRDLSISRTSFDWGVKVPGAENHVMYVWVDALTNYLTGLGYPDETEDLAKFWPADLHLIGKDITRFHTVYWPAFLMSAGIDLPKQVFAHGFLLNRGQKESKSLGNVTDPGELAQLYGVDVLRYFLLREFSFGQDGSYSREAIVNRSNSELANSFGNLAQRTLSLIFKNCGGALPAVIGQDDVDEALMAHIDRVVRKEMPAAYTELAFAQALEAWMGAVSACNAYIDAAAPWALKKTDPERMEQVLATLYTCIAQLAVSVIPVMPGSMAKLLNAMGVENNLRDPQAIGSAWYPAMAQIGFTLEKPQGLFPRLDLPETEEDVA; encoded by the coding sequence ATGGCTGATCCCTTTTATCTCACCACGGCGATTCACTATCCCAACGGCAGGCCGCATATCGGCCATGCCTATGAAACCATCGCTGCCGACGTGCTCGCCCGCTTTTACAGGCAGGCTGGGCGTGACGTACGTTTCCAGACCGGAACCGACGAGCACGGTCTGAAGATGGCTCAGAAAGCGCGCGACCTCGGCGTAACACCGAGAGAGTTGGCTGATGAAATGTCTGGTTATTTCCGTAGTTTGTTTGATGAACTTGATATAACGTATGATCGTTTTATTCGTACAAGCGAGGACGAACACCATCGCGCCAGCCAGGCAATCTGGACAGCGATGGAGCGCAATGGAGATCTTTATCTTGATCGGTATGAGGGCTGGTATTCGATCCGAGACGAAGCCTATTACGATGAGAGCGAGCTGACCGACGGTGAGGACGGAGAAAAGCTCTCACCACAGGGAACGCCAGTCGAATGGACCGTTGAAGAAAGCTGGTTCTTCCGCCTGTCCGCCTATCAGGACAAATTGCTGTCTCTCTTCGAGGAAAATCCCGATTTCATTCGCCCCGAGAGCCGTCGCAATGAGGTGATGCGCTTTGTCGAAGGCGGCCTGCGCGATCTTTCGATAAGCCGGACAAGTTTTGACTGGGGCGTGAAAGTGCCCGGTGCAGAAAATCATGTGATGTATGTCTGGGTCGATGCGCTTACGAATTATCTCACCGGACTTGGCTATCCTGATGAAACTGAAGATCTTGCCAAGTTCTGGCCGGCTGATCTGCACCTGATCGGCAAGGATATAACGCGTTTTCACACTGTCTATTGGCCCGCATTCCTGATGAGCGCAGGAATCGATCTGCCCAAACAGGTTTTTGCCCATGGTTTCCTGCTCAATCGCGGGCAGAAGGAAAGCAAGTCATTGGGCAATGTTACCGATCCCGGCGAACTTGCGCAGCTTTATGGGGTGGACGTGCTTCGCTATTTCCTGCTGCGCGAATTTTCTTTCGGGCAGGATGGCAGCTATTCACGAGAAGCCATCGTAAATCGATCAAATTCTGAACTCGCAAACAGTTTTGGAAATCTGGCGCAGCGCACGCTTTCGCTGATCTTCAAGAATTGCGGAGGCGCCCTGCCTGCAGTGATTGGCCAGGATGACGTTGACGAGGCTCTGATGGCGCATATCGATCGCGTGGTACGTAAAGAGATGCCTGCAGCATATACCGAACTTGCCTTTGCGCAGGCACTGGAAGCATGGATGGGCGCTGTATCTGCCTGCAATGCCTATATCGATGCAGCAGCGCCCTGGGCGTTAAAGAAGACCGATCCGGAACGGATGGAGCAGGTGCTGGCCACGCTTTATACCTGTATTGCCCAGCTCGCTGTTTCGGTCATTCCTGTAATGCCAGGGTCAATGGCGAAACTGCTGAATGCGATGGGCGTGGAGAACAATCTGCGCGATCCGCAAGCCATCGGGTCTGCATGGTATCCTGCAATGGCGCAAATCGGCTTCACGCTCGAAAAACCGCAGGGCCTGTTTCCACGGCTCGATTTGCCGGAGACGGAAGAGGATGTGGCTTGA
- a CDS encoding MBL fold metallo-hydrolase, which yields MKLIVLGCGTSTGVPRVGNDWGACDPDNPKNRRTRVSIIVQNDQGSRLLVDTSPDLRHQLLAQDIGKIDGVFWTHDHADHCHGIDDLRALRFGRSNAIPGFSSTETMRRLQKRFDYVFEGQHGYPTIVEIAPVENLRMHAGFGVDSMEMPHGPINTTAFKFDADGKSIGYATDFSELTDEMVTFFKDVNILVCDCLRRQPHPTHACLATALELAKRSKAGKTVLSHLDKSMDYATLSEEIPKNVLVGYDGMKLLA from the coding sequence GTGAAGTTGATAGTGCTTGGATGCGGCACGTCGACTGGTGTCCCAAGGGTTGGCAATGATTGGGGAGCCTGCGATCCGGATAATCCCAAAAACCGGAGGACGCGCGTTTCAATAATCGTCCAGAACGATCAGGGCTCGCGTCTCTTGGTCGATACTTCTCCCGATTTAAGACACCAATTGCTCGCACAAGATATCGGGAAGATCGATGGCGTGTTCTGGACCCATGATCACGCAGATCACTGTCACGGCATCGACGATCTTCGCGCGCTCCGATTTGGCCGCAGCAACGCGATACCGGGCTTTTCGTCCACGGAAACGATGCGGCGTTTGCAAAAGCGTTTCGATTACGTCTTCGAGGGCCAACATGGCTATCCGACCATCGTCGAAATTGCTCCTGTAGAAAATCTACGAATGCATGCGGGCTTTGGCGTAGATTCAATGGAGATGCCGCACGGCCCAATAAACACAACCGCGTTTAAGTTCGATGCTGATGGGAAATCAATAGGTTACGCGACGGACTTTAGCGAACTGACCGATGAGATGGTGACCTTTTTCAAGGACGTGAACATTTTGGTCTGCGATTGCTTACGCCGTCAGCCGCATCCGACCCATGCCTGCCTCGCCACAGCGTTGGAGCTTGCCAAACGGAGCAAGGCCGGGAAAACCGTCCTCTCGCATCTCGACAAGAGCATGGATTATGCAACCCTGAGTGAGGAGATACCCAAGAACGTTCTGGTTGGGTATGACGGTATGAAATTGCTGGCGTAA